From the Variovorax paradoxus genome, the window CCACAACAGGCGTGCGCCCTTGGCAAGCCACTCGCGCAGGAGCGCGCCGACCAGCGCATAGGCGAAGTTGCTGGCGAAGGCGTAGACCAGCATCACCGGCGCGACGATGACGAAGCGTCCGAACGCGTCGGGCTGGCCGGCGATCCAGCCCGCCACCAGCGTGAGCGCGAGCAACCAGGCCTTGATGTTCACGAACTGCAGCATCACGCCCTGGCCGAAGCCGACCGTCAGGTTCGCGCCGTCGGCCTTGCCGAGGGTGCCGCTGCCGCTGAGCTTGTACGCCAGCCACAGCAGGTAGCCGATGCCCAGCGCCTTGATCGCCAGCCGCAGCGAGGGCATGGCCACCACCAGCGCGCCGATGCCGGCGGCGCTCAGCGCCAGCAGCAGCGTCCAGCCGACAGGCACTGCCATCACGAACCGCATCGCGCGCGGCAGGCCGCCGTTGGCCGCCAGTGCGGTCGAAAGCGTGGTGTTGGGACCGGGCGAGAAACTCATCGCCGTGGCCAGCACCAGCAGCGCGGTGAATTCTTGCCAGTTCATGGCACACACTCTAAACTTGAGACCATTACAGTTGCAGTACAGTTGATCAAACAAACCTGCAATCTGTATTGGTCAACCCTTCGACACAGAAGCCGCTCCGCCCGGCCCCGTGTCTCCCGAAAAACGCATGCTGACACGCACCTCCACACAGTCGCTGACGGGGCAGTTGGCCGACCGCCTGGCCGAGCGCATCCGCACCCGCCTGCTGCCGCCCGGCGCCCGCCTGCCCTCGGTGCGCGAGTGCGCGCGGCAGCAGGGCGTGAGCCCGTACACCGTGGTCGCCGCCTACGACCAGCTGCTGGCGCAGGGCCTGGTGGAGGCCCGACGGCAGCGCGGCTTCTACGTGCGCGACTCCGCGCCCGTGCAGGACACCCGTCCGGGCAAGGGCTCGGACGCAGGCGGCGTGAGCGGCATGCCGGCCGCACTGGCTGTGCAGATGATGGCCTCGCGCGTGCCGGCCGACGCCAGCTCGCTCATCCGCAGCATGTTCCACCGGCCGAGCGACAAGCCGCAGCCGGGCATGGGCGTGTTCCCGCCGGACTGGATGTCGTCCACCTTCATGGCCACGGCCGTGCGCCGCATGACCAATACAGCCTCGCTGCAGGAGCTGTCGCTGCAGTACGGCGAGCCCGCCGGCGACATGAGCCTGCGGCGCAGCCTGTCGCAGAAGCTGGTGGGCATCAACGTGCCGGCCGCGCCCGACCAGATCGTGACCACCATCGGCGCCACGCATGCGCTGGACATCGTGAGCCGCACGTTGCTGCGCGCCGGCGACCCGGTGATGGTCGAGGAGCCGGGCTGGGCGCTGGAGTTCGCGCGGCTCGAGGCGCTGGGCATGCGCATCCTGCCGGTGCCGCGGCGTGCCGACGGGCCCGACCTGGACGTGATGGCGCAGTACTGCAAGCTGCACAGCCCGAAGCTGTTCGTGAGCGTGAGCGTGCTGCACAACCCGACCGGCTACAGCCTCACCCCCGGCAGCGCGCACCGCGTGCTGCAACTGGCCAACGAGCACGGCTTCCACATCGTCGAGGACGACACCTACAGCCACCTCGCGCCCGAGCACGCCACCCGGCTGAGCGCGCTCGA encodes:
- a CDS encoding PLP-dependent aminotransferase family protein; this encodes MLTRTSTQSLTGQLADRLAERIRTRLLPPGARLPSVRECARQQGVSPYTVVAAYDQLLAQGLVEARRQRGFYVRDSAPVQDTRPGKGSDAGGVSGMPAALAVQMMASRVPADASSLIRSMFHRPSDKPQPGMGVFPPDWMSSTFMATAVRRMTNTASLQELSLQYGEPAGDMSLRRSLSQKLVGINVPAAPDQIVTTIGATHALDIVSRTLLRAGDPVMVEEPGWALEFARLEALGMRILPVPRRADGPDLDVMAQYCKLHSPKLFVSVSVLHNPTGYSLTPGSAHRVLQLANEHGFHIVEDDTYSHLAPEHATRLSALDGLQRTIYVSGFAKILAPNWRIGFLAAPPALKERLLETKLLATLTSPTLFERALSWCIDQGQLRRHSERVRIRLDGARGRAVKLAMAHGCRFASEPAGLFGWVDTGVDTDALTQRMLDQGYLLAPGSLFHARRPPSTMMRINFATSQDATFWKVFSKARSEL
- a CDS encoding LysE family translocator, producing MNWQEFTALLVLATAMSFSPGPNTTLSTALAANGGLPRAMRFVMAVPVGWTLLLALSAAGIGALVVAMPSLRLAIKALGIGYLLWLAYKLSGSGTLGKADGANLTVGFGQGVMLQFVNIKAWLLALTLVAGWIAGQPDAFGRFVIVAPVMLVYAFASNFAYALVGALLREWLAKGARLLWFNRAMGLVLVLTAWWMVTV